In a genomic window of Oncorhynchus tshawytscha isolate Ot180627B unplaced genomic scaffold, Otsh_v2.0 Un_contig_2868_pilon_pilon, whole genome shotgun sequence:
- the eif3ba gene encoding LOW QUALITY PROTEIN: eukaryotic translation initiation factor 3 subunit B (The sequence of the model RefSeq protein was modified relative to this genomic sequence to represent the inferred CDS: inserted 3 bases in 2 codons; deleted 1 base in 1 codon) encodes MHDTEDMPVDVDFDEEEPSFSDPEDFEDDVDDEELLGDLLREKPQEADGIDSVVVVDNVPQVGPERLEKLKNVIHKIFSKFGKITNEFYPTVDGPEGLTKGYIFLEYGAPTQALEAVKNADGYKLDKQHTFRVNVFTDFDKYMSISDEWETPEKQPFKDFGNMRHWMEDPDCRDQYSVIYESGERTAIFNNDAKDPIVSEERARWTETYVRWSPKGTYLATFHQRGIALWGGEKFKQIQRFSHQGVSLIDFSPCERYVVTFSPLMDTKEDPQAIIIWDILTGQKKRGFHCESSAHWPIFKCSTSGKFFARMTQDSDTLSIYETPSMGLLDKKSLKISGIKDFSWSPGDNIIAFWVPEDKDIPARVTLMQLPSRQEIRVRNLFNVVDCKLHWQRQGDYLCVKVDRTPKGTQGVVTNFEIFRMREKQVPPPTLTRSESIIAFAVXPNGSKFAVLHGESPRINASFYHVKNNGKIELIKMFDKQQANSIFWSPXGQFMVLAGLRSMNGALAFVDTSDCTMMNMVEHYMASDVEWDPTGRYLVTSVSWWSHKVDNAYWLWTFQGRLLQKNNKDRFCQLLWRPRPATLLTQDSIKVIKKDLKKYSKIFEQKDRLSQSKASRELVDKRRSMMEDYRCTYREAALQQHHEQKTARLQLRGGVDTDELDSNTDDWEEETIEFLSTKKSFPSESSPLRRSIFAWGLEGGRCLVDWRRENYAENLGSRQSSTILSW; translated from the exons ATGCACGACACGGAGGATATGCCGGTTGATGTCGATTTCGACGAGGAGGAACCGTCGTTCAGTGACCCAGAAGACTTTGAAGATGATGTCGACGATGAAG AGTTACTGGGTGACCTGCTGCGGGAGAAGCCCCAGGAGGCAGACGGGATAGACTCTGTGGTTGTCGTGGACAATGTGCCCCAGGTCGGCCCCGAGCGCCTGGAGAAACTGAAGAACGTCATCCACAAGATATTCTCCAAGTTCGGCAAGATCACCAACGAGTTCTACCCCACGGTAGACGGACCTGAAGGACTCACTAAGGG GTACATCTTCCTGGAGTATGGGGCTCCCACTCAGGCTCTGGAGGCAGTGAAGAACGCTGACGGCTACAAGCTGGACAAGCAGCACACCTTCAGAGTCAATGTGTTCACTGACTTCGACAA GTACATGAGCATCAGTGACGAGTGGGAGACTCCTGAGAAGCAGCCCTTCAAGGACTTT GGTAACATGCGTCACTGGATGGAGGACCCTGACTGTCGTGACCAGTACAGCGTCATCTACGAATCAGGAGAGAGGACCGCCATCTTCAACAACGACGCCAAGGATCCAATCGTCTCCGAGGAGAGGGCG CGCTGGACAGAGACCTATGTGCGCTGGTCTCCCAAGGGAACCTACCTGGCCACGTTCCACCAGCGAGGCATTGCATTGTGGGGCGGAGAGAAGTTCAAGCAGATCCAACGTTTCAGCCACCAGGGAGTGTCTCTGATCGACTTCTCCCCCTGCGAGAG GTACGTGGTGACGTTCAGTCCCCTGATGGACACGAAGGAGGACCCCCAGGCCATCATCATCTGGGACATTCTGACTGGCCAGAAGAAGAGAGGCTTCCACTGTGAGAGCTCCGCCCACTGGCCCATCTTCAA GTGCAGCACGTCTGGGAAGTTCTTTGCCAGGATGACCCAGGACAGT GACACACTGAGCATCTACGAGACCCCA TCCATGGGCCTGTTGGATAAGAAGAGTCTGAAGATCAGTGGCATCAA gGACTTCTCCTGGTCCCCAGGCGATAACATCATAGCGTTCTGGGTCCCCGAGGACAAAGACATCCCAGCCAGAGTGACTCTGATGCAGCTTCCCTCCAGACAGGAGATCAGAGTCAGGAACCTCTTCAATGTGGTGGACTGTAAACTTCActggcagagacagggagactacCTCTGTGTCAAGGTGGACCGAACACCTAAAGGAACTCAG ggtgtgGTGACCAACTTTGAGATCTTcaggatgagagagaagcaggttCCCCCCCCTACTCTGACAAGAT CGGAGAGCATCATAGCGTTTGCAGT ACCCAACGGCAGTAAGTTTGCCGTCCTGCACGGTGAATCTCCCAGAATCAACGCCTCGTTCTACCACGTCAAGAACAACGGCAAGATAGAACTCATCA agatgtttgacaagcagcaGGCCAACAGCATCTTCTGGAGTC CAGGACAGTTCATGGTGCTGGCTGGACTCAGGAG tatgaaCGGGGCCCTGGCGTTTGTGGACACCTCTGACTGCACCATGATGAACATGGTTGAACACTACATGGCCTCTGACGTAGAGTGGGACCCTACGGGACGATACCTGGTGACCTCTGTGTCCTGGTGGAGtcacaagg tggACAATGCCTATTGGCTGTGGACCTTCCAGGGGCGTCTCCTCCAGAAGAACAACAAGGATCGTTTCTGTCAGCTACTCTGGAGACCTCGGCCTGCTACCCTGCTCACACAGGACTCCATCAAG GTGATCAAGAAGGACCTGAAGAAGTACTCCAAGATCTTTGAGCAGAAGGATCGTCTGAGCCAGTCGAAGGCCTCCAGGGAGCTGGTGGACAAGAGGAGGAGCATGATGGAGGACTACCGTTGC ACCTACAGAGAGGCTGCCCTACAGCAGCACCACGAACAGAAGACCGCCCGCCTGCAGCTCCGAGGAG gagTGGACACTGACGAGCTGGACAGTAACACAGATGACTGGGAGGAAGAGACCATTGAGTTTTTATCAACGAAGAAATCATTCCCCTCGGAGAGTAGTCCCCTACGCAg gtCCATTTTTGCGTGGGGACTAGAGGGGGGGCGTTGCCTTGTCGACTGGAGGAGGGAAAACTACGCTGAGAATCTTGGGAGTCGCCAGAGTTCCACCATTCTCTCTTGGTGA